One region of Miscanthus floridulus cultivar M001 chromosome 19, ASM1932011v1, whole genome shotgun sequence genomic DNA includes:
- the LOC136525616 gene encoding uncharacterized protein has protein sequence MDQFFDGIHVRLRSRVRGTYLYADEDGVGVSLSRRRASLNAAWQVHLVQRGDMDFVLLRSAAYGRYLADSPEMAPSGHRGRRAVQRDYDEPELNAVMWRPIGVITVYDVDNDDEAEDAQADADVVLRHGNNRYLRANGRHRRWHNGVTVDDNNGVRTTMMLWTVEEMPPRVVPPALPPPAMNLGGPGFMSLFRRAEPRAEPLRSIRYVRANNQGNFNQLGWATFQFYGRSVYLLLLRLAYHLDIRDEGNVLGIALCVRAGNYARLTPLVTDLPRCDEPMDIVVLATDSYGEKCFSVVSSHIYSVQSADAYAEML, from the exons ATGGACCAATTCTTCGACGGGATTCACGTGCGGCTGCGGAGCCGCGTGCGCGGGACGTACCTCTACGCCGACGAGGACGGGGTCGGCGTCTCCCTGAGCCGGCGCCGCGCCTCCCTGAACGCGGCGTGGCAGGTGCACCTGGTCCAACGCGGCGACATGGACTTCGTCCTCCTCCGCAGCGCCGCCTACGGCCGCTACCTCGCGGACTCGCCGGAAATGGCGCCTTCCGGCCACCGCGGCCGCCGCGCTGTCCAGCGCGACTACGACGAGCCGGAACTGAACGCCGTCATGTGGAGGCCCATTGGGGTGATCACCGTATACGACGTTGACAACGACGACGAAGCCGAAGACGCCCAAGCCGACGCCGACGTCGTCCTGCGCCACGGGAATAACCGCTACCTCCGCGCCAACGGCAGGCACCGCCGCTGGCACAACGGGGTCACCGTCGACGACAACAACGGTGTAAGGACCACGATGATGCTTTGGACGGTCGAGGAAATGCCCCCGAGGGTCGTGCCGCCTGCCCTTCCACCCCCAGCTATG AATCTAGGAGGACCCGGTTTCATGAGCCTGTTCCGGCGCGCCGAGCCCAGGGCAGAGCCGCTGCGGTCGATCCGGTACGTGCGGGCGAACAATCAGGGGAACTTCAACCAGCTCGGCTGGGCCACGTTCCAGTTCTATGGCAGGTCTGTGTACTTGCTGCTGCTCAGGCTGGCGTACCATCTGGACATCCGCGACGAAGGGAACGTCTTAGGCATCGCGCTGTGCGTGCGGGCTGGCAACTATGCCCGGCTGACCCCTCTGGTCACCGACCTGCCTCGGTGCGATGAGCCCATGGACATCGTCGTCCTCGCCACTGATTCCTATGGTGAGAAGTGCTTTTCAGTTGTCAG CTCACATATTTATTCAGTTCAGagtgctgatgcttatgctgaaatgctgTGA
- the LOC136525615 gene encoding uncharacterized protein, translating into MDQFLDGIHVRLRSRVRGTYLYADEDGVGVSLSRRCASLNAAWQVHLVQRGDMNFVLLRSAAYGRYLADSPEMAPSGHRGRRAVQRDYDEPELNAVMWRPIGVITVYDVDDDDEAEDAQADADVVLRHGNNRYLRANGRHRRWHNGVTVDDNDGVRTTMMLWTVEEIPPRVAPPALPPPAMVEHNLILRSILYVLGDDYGDYNQRGWKRIKFEGCSVSQLRDTLAEELGEEHSLVWDCGTQMWMHLNPHPAYGSRTDDSNSVIDLSDTAT; encoded by the exons ATGGACCAATTCTTAGACGGGATTCACGTGCGGCTGCGGAGCCGCGTGCGCGGGACGTACCTCTACGCCGACGAGGACGGGGTCGGCGTCTCCCTGAGCCGGCGCTGCGCCTCCCTGAACGCAGCGTGGCAGGTGCACCTGGTCCAACGCGGCGATATGAACTTCGTCCTCCTCCGCAGCGCCGCCTACGGCCGCTACCTCGCGGACTCGCCGGAAATGGCGCCTTCCGGCCACCGCGGCCGCCGCGCTGTCCAGCGCGACTACGACGAGCCGGAACTGAACGCCGTCATGTGGAGGCCCATTGGGGTGATCACCGTATACGAcgttgacgacgacgacgaagccGAAGACGCCCAAGCCGACGCCGACGTCGTCCTGCGCCACGGGAATAACCGCTACCTCCGCGCCAACGGCAGGCACCGCCGCTGGCACAACGGAGTCACCGTCGACGACAACGACGGTGTAAGGACCACTATGATGCTTTGGACGGTCGAGGAAATCCCCCCGAGGGTCGCGCCGCCTGCCCTTCCACCCCCAGCTATG GTTGAGCATAATCTGATATTGAGGAGTATCCTGTACGTTCTCGGAGATGACTACGGCGATTACAACCAGCGGGGTTGGAAAAGGATAAAATTTGAAGGTTGTTCCGTGTCTCAGCTAAGGGACACATTAGCAGAAGAACTTGGAGAGGAGCATTCA CTGGTCTGGGATTGCGGCACCCAAATGTGGATGCACCTGAACCCACACCCGGCATATGGGAGCAGGACTGATGACAGCAACTCCGTGATTGATCTCTCGGATACAGCAACATGA
- the LOC136525617 gene encoding uncharacterized protein, with the protein MAARHRSSWADLHPELLGLVLGRLPSLADRVRLGAVCRPRRRVARQEPLPPPLSWLILLDGTFLSIPGGEIHCMPVAEDAYLRVCVGNWLFLTRCSVPVPEDSSLQGSMGNWLFPKPLHGELLALMNPFSKHVVLPNEANVCPGDSMFFKLVPLSSTTEVSPDSLFVVLITTRSVESVISICRPSAATAFRMPEYILDVAFFDGKLYALSRKKLFAFEVDLSYKGKPRIPSFIECVADAIEDAGPIQRSIAESTCVKTKNSCTLSFEVFEVDLTTNSRHKWTRVNTLGDQALFVGIHSKSLPASRCGAQDQFYPPKRYQTTESRQLTFQ; encoded by the exons ATGGCGGCCAGACACCGCTCGTCTTGGGCAGACTTGCACCCAGAGCTTCTGGGCCTTGTCCTCGGCCGGCTCCCCTCCCTAGCTGATCGCGTTCGACTGGGAGCTGTGTGCCGCCCACGGCGTCGCGTTGCTCGGCAGGAGCCTCTTCCCCCTCCGCTATCGTGGTTGATCCTCCTCGACGGCACCTTCCTTAGCATCCCAGGCGGCGAAATTCACTGCATGCCTGTAGCAGAGGACGCTTATCTCCGAGTTTGTGTGGGCAACTGGCTCTTCCTCACACGCTGCAGCGTGCCTGTACCGGAGGACTCTTCTCTCCAAGGTTCTATGGGAAACTGGCTCTTCCCCAAGCCCCTCCACGGCGAGCTGCTGGCACTTATGAATCCTTTCTCCAAGCATGTTGTACTTCCTAACGAAGCTAACGTTTGTCCTGGAGATTCGATGTTCTTCAAGCTAGTGCCACTCTCCAGTACTACTGAAGTATCACCAGATTCCCTTTTTGTTGTACTGATCACGACCAGGAGCGTTGAGAGTGTAATTTCTATTTGCCGGCCCTCGGCTGCCACTGCATTTAGAATGCCCGAGTACATCCTAGATGTTGCATTCTTTGATGGAAAATTATACGCTCTATCGCGAAAGAAGCTCTTCGCCTTTGAGGTTGATTTGAGCTACAAAGGCAAGCCAAGAATCCCCTCATTCATAGAATGCGTAGCTGACGCCATCGAAGATGCAGGGCCCATACAACGATCCATTGCTGAATCCACCTGCG TTAAGACAAAGAATAGCTGTACTCTTTCATTTGAAGTCTTTGAGGTGGACTTGACCACCAATTCCCGTCATAAGTGGACAAGGGTCAATACCCTAGGAGACCAAGCACTCTTTGTTGGCATACACTCCAAATCACTCCCTGCTTCTAGATGTGGAGCTCAGGACCAGTTCTACCCCCCAAAAAGGTATCAGACTACTGAATCAAGGCAACTCACTTTCCAAtga
- the LOC136525310 gene encoding uncharacterized protein: MSSAARDVAESSRAGQEAEQEPESEPQRKWVALVSAAVFPGDEDDERAQKIDPGTDVLLDLNDPPLPSYLMLHPRVAPDPRRNNEPLSAYILAADRSACILLQVVEGNLPDFFLCNTHRSTVTILPPVPAYIKASEGLDIRPHLSIGLIADPHRRGHYVVAQLHPTTSLYHPNKLLCYSTAKGQWFARHLTRRQARMCNPFSETGVLAHDGRLWWIALAYGVFFCDPFTALGCPELRFLPLPDDCEMDGYVGFDRRIRTLLDQRRCVRPSEGKLRFVEIRGLSYDVLVDVPAANPTVWMWTLDDPEGPDRWTLEYEVAFAEIWANKTYADAGLLPREVPHIALVDPNDHYVVYFFQGSKFFGLDMREKKVVACKQCLIDRDQLMFRSSRPIVDAWELPPPPPKLSGDDDSSPDDNVWSTQSYAEEKKRQVTESVDSWLNQARLEWTRDPDASDESWREWQMAPPSDESSVNSGGQADDEPEIQLPPSP; this comes from the exons ATGTCGTCGGCGGCGCGGGATGTGGCGGAGTCGTCGCGTGCCGGCCAGGAAGCGGAGCAGGAGCCCGAGTCGGAGCCGCAGCGCAAGTGGGTGGCCCTCGTCTCCGCTGCCGTCTTCCCcggcgacgaggacgacgagcggGCCCAGAAGATCGACCCCGGCACCGACGTGCTGCTCGACCTCAACGACCCGCCGCTGCCCTCCTACCTGATGCTGCACCCCCGCGTCGCCCCCGACCCCAGGCGCAACAACGAGCCGCTGTCCGCTTACATCCTCGCCGCCGACCGCTCCGCCTGCATCCTCCTCCAGGTCGTCGAAGGCAACCTCCCGGACTTCTTCCTCTGCAACACCCACAGAAGTACCGTCACCATCCTCCCCCCGGTGCCCGCCTATATCAAGGCTAGCGAGGGCCTCGACATCCGCCCCCACCTCAGCATCGGCCTCATCGCCGACCCGCACCGCCGCGGTCACTACGTGGTCGCCCAGCTCCACCCCACCACCTCCTTGTACCACCCCAACAAGCTCCTCTGCTACTCCACCGCCAAAGGCCAGTGGTTCGCCAGGCACCTCACCCGGCGACAGGCCCGCATGTGCAACCCCTTCTCCGAGACCGGCGTGCTTGCCCATGACGGCCGCCTCTGGTGGATTGCCCTCGCCTATGGCGTGTTCTTCTGCGACCCCTTCACGGCTCTCGGGTGCCCCGAACTGCGTTTCCTCCCGCTCCCGGACGACTGCGAGATGGACGGCTACGTCGGCTTCGATCGCCGCATCAGGACCCTCCTCGACCAGCGCCGCTGCGTCAGGCCCAGCGAGGGCAAGCTGCGCTTCGTCGAGATCCGCGGCCTCTCCTACGATGTGCTCGTCGACGTACCCGCGGCTAACCCCACCGTCTGGATGTGGACGCTCGACGACCCGGAGGGCCCGGACCGCTGGACGTTGGAGTACGAGGTGGCCTTCGCCGAAATCTGGGCCAACAAGACCTACGCCGACGCGGGCCTGCTGCCGCGCGAGGTGCCCCACATCGCCCTCGTCGACCCCAACGACCACTACGTCGTCTACTTCTTCCAGGGCTCGAAGTTCTTCGGCTTGGACATGCGCGAGAAGAAGGTAGTCGCCTGCAAGCAATGCCTGATAGACCGTGATCAACTCATGTTCCGATCCTCCCGCCCCATCGTCGATGCCTGGGagctgccgccaccgccacctaaGCTTTCGGGCGACGACGACTCTTCACCAGATG ataATGTTTGGTCGACACAGTCTTACGCCGAGGAAAAGAAGCGCCAGGTGACCGAGTCTGTTGACTCTTGGCTAAACCAGGCCCGGTTGGAGTGGACGAGGGACCCGGACGCGTCGGACGAGAGCTGGAGGGAATGGCAGATGGCACCACCATCTGATGAATCATCTGTTAACTCGGGTGGCCAAGCTGATGATGAGCCGGAGATACAGCTCCCCCCTTCTCCGTAG